gcacactctgcaactgcaaactgagtaggagctctgaaaagagcaaccttacaaccactgccatgcgccgtcatttggaaggcaagcactgggctcagtggcagagagcaaacgcaggacaatcgtcgtccagcgttgctgccactgcctcccccactgttgccagtgctggcgctgcagtccagaccagcagcaaggaaacctccacatctgcctccaccactttggagacttctccctcatcctccccttttcctgcctcagctccttctcctgccttagttccttctcctgccttaacTCCTTCTCCTATAACATCATGCTcctcctcaaaacaacccaccatctcccagacttttgcgcgcaggcaaaaatacagagctacccacccccatgcacaagccttaaacgcgcacatctccaaactgctggcccaggagatgttgccgttccggcttgttgaaactcaggccttccgtgacctgatggcaggtGCGGCACCTCTCTATACCGTCCCTAGCCGgccctacttctcctggtgtgccgtccccgccttgcaccagcacatgtcacgcaacatccggcgggccctcagttccgcgatttgcacaaaggtccacttgaccaccgatgcgtggaccagtgcatgcggacagggatgctacatttcaaaAATACTAGTATCGAGGGAAGGGGAAAGGGGAAAAATAACATACAGCCCACAGTCAATGAACAATGAATTGAGATAATGACTCACATCCTCCAGACTGGAAGTAATGGTGCACGGATAAGGCTTCTCGGTCCAGAGCACTCGTAGACGAATACTTCGAAGTGGGAATCCAGCACGCAAAAAACTTCTTTAAAATTCCATACTTATTGAAAAACGTGTGTTAAAAATATACACATATGAATCCATCGGTAGTGGTAGCCCCATGCGAGAGAAAAGCAACCAAACTAACGCGTTTCGGAAACGAGTTCCTTAGTCgtagctacatttcactgacagcacactgggtgaatgtagttgaggctgggaccgggtcacaatctggggcggtccacctcatttccccacccaacattcctggcagaggctctgaaccaccaccctcctcctccaccatcacattgaccccagctaccagctggaaacactgcagcactggcatggggagatgtcagcaggccgtgctgaagctcataaacttgggggacagacagcacattgcctcagaggtgagggatgccttcctcgatgagacggcaacatggttttcgccgctgcacctggtcccaggcatggtcgtgtgtgattacggccgcaacctggtagtggctctggagcttgccaacctccaacacgttccatgcctggcccacgtgttcaatttagtggtgcaatggtttttgaaaacataccccaatgtagccgagctactggtgaaagtacggcgcttgtgcgcccactttcgcaagtccacagtagccgctgctagcctccaaagcctccatctgccagaacaccggctgatgtgcgacgtccccacacactggaactcgacgtaccacatgttgagtagagtgtgtgagcagcagagacccttgatggagtaccatctccaaaacccaagggttcctcagagtcagctcccgcagtttctgcgccatgagtggccatggatggcagacttatgtgagatcttgcgtgtctttgaggagtcaaccatgagggtcagctgtgacgacgcaattgtgagtgtcacaatctcgctcctgtgtgtgatgcgagaatccctcatcgccatcagggataacgcattggacgctgaggagtcgggcataggagcagaaacatcccagcaggatagtcagtgcacactcctgtccacttcacagcgtatattgagggaggaggaggatgacgaagtggcagatctcattgtcacacaagaggctagcggggaagttcattgcgtcccattgctgcagcgcggttggggcgaaatggaggaggaggaggaaatggagagtgaccattctggtgggggcagccaagtgacgtcAAGTAACACTcttgcacacatggctgaatacatgttggagtgctttgcaactgacaaatgcattgccaaaatcctggagagcaacgactactggatttttgcaatcctcgaccaccagtataaaaattatgtttgtaattttattccggtagaggggagggccagtcgcatgagtgattgccacaagcaactggtgcagaatatgatggagaggtttccatcaactgtcgttggcggcacacaggagagttcctccaacaggcgacatACTGTCATCCGGACCACacctggcaggggcacactctccaaggtctgggacacgttaatggcacccactcgccaaagtaccgccactgaggggcctagtgtcaccaggagggataagtatggGCGCAttttgcgggagtacctggccaacacCAGCCctatcctctccgatccctctgcggcctatacttagtgggtctccaagttggatttgtggctggaatttgcgctctacgcattggaggtcctttcctgccctgccgccagcgtgctttcggaaagggtcttcagcgctgccggtggcataattacggataagcgcagccggctgtctgctgaccggctgacgctcataaaaatgaacagccccTGGATAgaaccatcattttcatgtccaccggtgtcaagcaccctgacatgaagttgcatgtgtgtgctcaccctctacaattcctcctccttctcatactcctccaccatcagcgttgcacaattctgatcctactaggatcaatccaccctgattctccccaactctgctggttagagtctcaatctaccctgattccgcccaactctgctggttagagtctcaaaccaccctgattcccccaactctgctggttagagtctcaatccaccctgattcccccaaactctgctggttagagtctctactcactccaagggccaaaagcactgctttgtaaaggctctactcactccaagggccaaaagcgctGCTTttcaaaggctctactcacgccaagggccaaaaacactgctggtgcaaggctctactcactccaagggccaaaagcactgctttttaaaggctctactcactccaagggccaaaaacactgctggtgcaaggctctactcactccaggggccaaaagcactcctttttaaaggctctactcatgccaagggccaaaaacactgctggtgcaaggctctactcactccaggggccaaaagcactgcattttaaaggctctactcactccaagggcccaaaacactgctttttaaaggctctactcactccaagggccaaaaacactgctggtgcaaggctctactcactccaggggccaaaagcactactttttaaaggctctactcacgccaagggccaaaaatactgctggtgcaaggctttactcactccaggGGCCAAAAGTACTGctatttaaaggctctactcactctaagggccaaaaactaaatctctgctgtttaaaggctcaacttacccaaaggaccaacaaatctctgctagtgcaaggctgaactaagttaaagggcctaaaactctgcaggtaaaaggctgaagtcacgtaaagggcctcaatctctgctggtagctcagcttaagggcctgtaacttaatttggaagggctcacgttaagggccataaatgtgaattttggaaggtcttaccacatcacacgcacatccacaatgacagttcagggtgggtactgatggatttcccattgcctattccatctgtggttgtcatgggcaacgtgatttaaaggggtgcttgttaatgtttctttacttaaatttgggtttctgtccatttggagaagaaagaaggttcccaggtattttcccattttgattgaggtttttttgagtgtggaaagtgtgtagttgataggctgtgatgttggggtaaaacagtgacttgggcttgttagatgcccccaggtatgcttcccctgctgtcccagttgcattgcagaggtgttggcatcatttgctgaggtgtcatagtggacttggtgaccctcctgagtcgaatggtgggatcccctgaaacgaagcatttcccccatagactataatggggttcgatattcgatcgaatagtcgaatattgagcggctattcgaaacgaatatcgaatattttactgttcactcatctctagtgaagaattAATGGAATGTTCCTGTACATGttcttttttatatgttttacttTTGTCAAAGTTCCTGGATTGAAATTTGGAAAAGGTTGGACCACAATCTCGATCTAACTACATCCAATAACAGCTTAAAGTGCAGAACATTTTTCCAAAGACGCCCAAGTTATGCCAAGAGCTCGAAGCCAGGTTAGTGGACATGATGGAACAATGGCATCAATAATGGGAAATGTTTTCCTCCTGGCTTTTGCAATGGAATACATTTAAAATACCAAAGATATTTACTATTACATTCATGCTCTTCAGAAAAATTATATGACTTGTAAAAGAATTTAAAGTAAGTGTCCCATCACTAATAtcgcttctaaaccacttatatgtgtTTGTAGAGCTGGTAAGTGACATAGTCAATAGACCTTTATTGTCTGAAAGTGCAGacttgctgctgagaaaatcttttaatccatatgcaaattagctgttttTGTGAATGTCCTCCACTAGAAATGGTTAAACTTCTCAGGATTCATTTTGGGTGGCTCAGATCTCTTTAGATTCCAGAGTatttggaggcccaagggaggtgaaaaaaagaaaatcattcatactcatcttcccttacattttttgggcctcctcgtggaGTCCGACACTCTCTCTCGGCCTTCTCGGTGATCTTATGCACCTGCGGTCACCgctaagacctgtgattgggcttcagcagtgATATCCTGTGATACCTGAGCACAGCATCCCATGGTTAGCTCCAGACAGTGCTATCTTTGTCTGCTGGTGTAGTTATCCTTCTctctatattctcctaaataatctaagaaacaataagtaccgtatttttcggactataagacgcacctaggttttagaggaggaaaatagggaaaaaaaattttgaagcaaaaactggtaaaatatttaatatatgggagttgtagttttgcaacagctgcaaggccacattgacaggtgaccatgcagctgtacggggatgcatagagcgtttttttttgcggggccagctgtaatttttagttataccattttgggggatatctattgcttagatcaccttgtattgaaaaaaaaacaggaggtgatttagaacttttatttatttcatatttttaaagctttttttttttttttactattttattcccccccgggggcttgaacttgcggtcacttgatcgcaagtcccatagacggcaatacaactgtattgccgtctatgggacattctgtctattagtattacggctggtcatagagaccagccgcaatactaatatagccgtgacaggccggggagcctcattaggctcccggctgtcacccgaacaggtcggctcctgcgatatcgccgcgcaggagccggcctgcaactttacaggtacggggccggtggggaccggccccgggggagaaggggccacggatactgacccggcatccgctgtactagagaggcggatgccggggagggatagacgccggggcctgagacatcgctacgatcctctgccctgcatgaagccagcggcgggggcacggaggagcccctgccgctgctggcttcatgcatggcagaggagcgcagcgatgtctcaggccccggcacctgtaatggcgtctatcacttaccggcttccgcctctctattacagcggatgccaggcgccaccttcagactataagacgcacccttcttttcccccaaaattttggggaaaaaaagtgcgtcttatagtccgaaaaatacggtatatattttagGAGGATGGCTTCCTACGTTcttcattatacagtaactgtgtGACAGAAGCCTGTCTAATCATCATCAGTGGCTAGTGATAGGAGTTTATGTTATTTctttatatgcaaaacttacctgaacgtgcaccctgggcggggataaaggatgcgacgtcagcttcgggcacgtctgcctcttctgtcttcttggagcgacgccctctggttccgtgtcttccggcttcttctctttaaatcccgcgcctgcatattagcgcttccctccgaagcacTGCTGCACAGGCTCActcgcaaactgccattaagtaaaatggcgagtgagcctgcgcagcagCGCttcagagggaagcgctactatgcaggcgcgggatttaaagagaagaagccggaagacacggaaccagagggcgtcgctccaagaagacagaagaggcaggcgtgcccgaaacTGACGTTGCatcctttatccccgcccatggtgcacgttcaggtaagttttgcatatatgttttaatacttttatttaaaaacgggaccgggattaaatgtaacatttacggtgcctgaatagccttttgaatagcctgtgtgatatgtgtaaacagGGAGAGGTGAGCGCAGGGAAGGttgatgagtcagcagcagccttcccagctctcacctcccccagtttacacacagcagacagtgctccgtGAACATCTGGTGGTCCGTGgtgctgaatagcctttttaaaggctattcacgcatatgtggggctctattagcagaattttgctgatagagcccctttaaaggaattctatcattagaatcccattttttaagactaacacgtaagaatagccttaagaaaggctattcttctcctacctttagaagtcttctctgcactgccgtttggtagatatcctggttttcttcagtatggaaatgagttctctcacagcacaggggacgcccccagtgctgcaagaaaagtcTGTAGCGGatgcctcatcttcttctggcatggCTCTCCGCCACTACTTCTACCGatggtagagccaactgcacacgtctgcggctattttcttgtggccacttacacaaacgtactgtgcatgcaatACACTCATGTaagcaaccacaagaaaatggccacagtcaTGCGCAGTACAGTGCACGCAGTAcacatgtaagcggccacaagaaaatgtcacaGACTGAgcagacagagccaactgcgcatgtgtgaCATTTAAATCCAGAAGGAGCCATCGGAAGAAGATGTGGCAGAGTGGCATgccagaagaaaaccgggatatctaccaaacagcggcgtggagaagacttctaaaggtaggagaagaatagcctttcttaacgatattcctacgtgtttaagcaatttaaagggattctatcattggctctagtgatttttttttaactaagtatatatttgcatatctttagaaaggctattctagacataccttttattcattaatcctccctGTCGTTTTTTGAATTAGGCTGCTTatattgatatgcaaattagccaccACGGACCATCAGATGTTCACGgagcactgtgtgatatgtgtaaacagGGAGAGGTGAGCGCAGGGAAGGttgatgagtcagcagcagccttccccgctctcacctcccccagtttacacacagcagacagtgctccgtGAACATCTGGTGGTCcgtggtggctaattagcatatcaatataaACAGCCTAATTCAAAAAACcggctgggaggattaatgaataaaaggtatgtctagaatagcctttctaaaggatatgcaaatatatacttaataaaaaaaaaaaaaaatcactggagccaatgataaactccctttaagtaaaattATTAGAGAATAATCTCACGTTAATCCACATTTGTCAAATACAGTTTGCATATCAAATACTATCAATTATTAGTTCACTTAGTTTGATTACAATAAATGGAATACTCTTCCATTTccaaattttattgaaaaaaaatattattttatatctAAGCGTATAAGACACTACATGACATCAATAGACATGATCTTACAGTGGCATTCAGCTAGAGCTGCAATGTGTCCTCACATTTCTAGGAAAGCCTCTCTCATAAAAATTGAAGGGAATTAAAATGTGTTTCTGTTCCAGCAGTCCTCTGAGTATTCTGATGTTTTCTCTTGATTTAGAACTGTTCCTTTGTCCCCCCTGCCCTCAGGAAGTTGGCCTCATGGCCCTGCTATTTCTCTTTCCCTTTCTTGTCCTTTATCTATTCCctccttatagtctatggtgtctgtgtgctttcactgcacaccgcttgccaatgtgttctgtagtccattcggggggggagtccccatgcggactccgtgAACGGATTActgtcgcagatgtgaaccaggcctcaccgaccttatgggtttttttaatatatttttctttttttgtcaagCATACGTGGATCTGTTGGTACATATTCTATCCACCCATGGAGGTTTTATGCTTCAGTTTCTTTTGTGAGGTTATAAGCTTCTGTTCACACCGTTATATTGCCTGTTTTCCTTTCCCGTTTACTGAAAACATTTACAATAAAAattgattaaacataaaaatgtGTTTCTCTGGCAATCCAAGTGCTTGATCCATCTAAATTAAAGAGAAGATGTACATATTCTATATGTATTCCTTTATTTTCTTGCTGACTATTACTGCAGCCCTACCTTCTCTACTAAGTTGTAACACTGATGTCTTATTTATGTGCTTTACATCCAGGCATCAATCCATTGACGCATCATGATTGCCCTGTTTGTACCATTGCGTTTTATTAAGAGGATGTAATTAATAAAGAAGAAGATTTTCCAATATATCCACCGTGGCCTTTGCTGGATTTGCTTTTATTGGTGATTTTCCATGTGTATCGCTCTGAACCGAGAGAGCATATGTCGTCCGGGCAAAGCCCTATAGAAGGAATACAGGTGGCAAGCAACTTATTTCATGAAAACCGTGAGCGAGTGAGTATTATCCTTTTTCTTTGCTTCAATTTTCACTCATCGTATCAATCCACTGTCGTTATtgtctccaattttttttttctggtaggaGGCAAGATGCCTCAATCTCTGACAGAACTTCCCACACAGATTGAAATACCCAGTGTAGTAAGAAGCAATCCAAGAACAGCTCCTATTGAAAATACGAACAAAAGAAAACATAAGGAGTAATTTAAGAATGAAATCAAAgcaagaaataaatgaatattaatCCGTGCCTCTATTGGTAAAattctaaggttttttttttcccccacacacAGACAAATCTGAATTTGATTCCTGTACagcaaaagaatatatatatatatatatatatatatatatatatatatatataccgtatttttcggactataagacgcactttttttccccaaaatttggggggagaagaagggtgcgtcttatagtccgaatgtggccgcccgtcatccgctgtactagagaggcggatgccggcgagggatagacgctggcacaggtgctggggcctgagacatcgctgcgctcctctgccctgcatgaagccagcagcggcaggagcgatgctattccactcctccgtacccccgctgctggcttcatgcagggcagaggagcgcagcgatgtctcaggccccagcacctgtgtcggcgtctatccctcgccggcatccgcctctctattacagcggatgccgggtctgtattggtggccccttctcccccggggccggtccccaccggccccatacctgtaaagttgcaagccggctcctgcgcggcgatatcgcaggagccgacctgttcgggtgacagccgggagcctaatgaaggctcccaggcctgtcaatgctatattagtattgcggctgggtctatgaccagccgtaatagtaatattcagaatgtcccatagacggcaatacagttgtattgacgtctatgggaactgcaatcaagtgactgcaagTTCAAGCCCCCCggaggggaataaaatagtaaaaaaaagaaaaaaaaaaaaaaaaagctttaaaaatatataataaaacaatgaaataaaagttctaaatcacctcctttccctagaatatatatataaaagtagaaaatcatatgtcaaacgcatacacattaggtattcttgtgtccgaaaatgcccggtctactaatagttttcctgtacggtgaacgtcaaattcacaagtgctaaaccgccggggttttttttcaatacaaggtgatctaagcaatagacattccccaaaatggtataagtaaaaagtacatctggccctgcaaaaagaaaactctctatgcgtccccgtacagctgcagggtcacctgtcaatctggccttgcagctgttgcaaaactacaactcccatatattaaatattttacaattttttcccctattttcctcctctaaaacctaggtgcgtcttatagtccgaaaaatacggtattttatatatatatatatatatatatatatatatatatatatatatatacacacacacacacacacacacacacattttatatatatatatatatatatatatacacacacacatacatatttgtGATATGCTCGTATTATAACCTAAAAAGATTATTGCTAAAGGTGCTGGCTAATAGTTCTAATAATATATATCTTTATCAAATGCTTGCCCCAGTGGTTTTCTGCCAGTTCCTGGTCTCTTCCCTACAGCAAGTCATATGCAACCCTTCAATCACTAATGTTATCACAAGACAATACAGATGAGTGAAATGCATAAGAACAAAACTGAATAATAATCTGAAATACTTTCAGGTGTTGAAATCATTTAATCTTTAAACACTGAAATAAAAGACTGAAATAAAACATATGCAGGAAATAAGATGAAAAGATATGATGCAATATTTGTCTATACAAAACCGGTACTATAACAGAAATGACTGCAGTACAACTGcctagccaaaaaaaaaagtcgcgagtgttaatatttagttgggccaccatgagcacgaataacagcacgcatccgtttcggcatggagtctataatgttctgtagtgtagactcagggattttgatccaattctcgagtgtcagggagcccaggttacgcagattcgttgggggtggcgAGTGACAgcacaggttcctttccagcacattccagtgtttcgtgtgcttctcatcgcacccggacacgaccatcagtctggaacaatgtgaaatgtgattcatctgaccacatgacctttctccactgctctagcgtccaatccttgtggtctcttgcaaatgacaggcgccgacgtctgttggtctctgtcaccaatggctttcgtgtggcgacacaactgttcaGACCCATttctttgagttctcgtcgcattgtttgctccgaaatgtgtcgctccgtcgagttgaacatctgtgtgagctcaaaggtggttttccggcagTTATttttcaccagtcgctttaggaacctacgacctcgagttttgAGTATAGTCTTatgcccacactttccacggttggaggggggttctccaccatgtcgccatgctcgtatgatacgctgaacaattctctgtccgataccagtcacttcggctatctccttggtcgatttgttggcctgatgcaatccattGACTTgtcccttcttgaaggcactaacatctcttcctctggtagctcttccgttggtagacatcgcttcacacctttaattatgatctgcacttgacagactacagctcaattatatatattcaagaatatatgcaaattcctgtcatgaacagttcataattatatcaggggtggaacggtaccttgttgcacaacgcaacttttttttttggccaggcagtaaAACAACTTTCAGGTGTTGAAATCATTTAATCTTTAAACACAACAAGCCTGAAATAAAACATATACAGGAAATAAAATGAAAAGATATGATGCAACAGCTTTGCGACAATATTTGTCTATACAAAACCGGTACTATAACAGAAATGACTGCAGTATCTTACCCAGTCCTCCAATGTCTTCCCCAAGGATCTTTCCTGTTACTATTGTAAAAACTAGTGCCAGAGAATTGCATACAGGAACAGCCAACGACAAATCTACAAAACAGTAATCAAACAGACGTAAGCTTGTACTTAATACTGTGCTGAAGACTATGCAGAACATATTCTACCGCATACCTGTTGAGGCTAACGTAAGGTAGAAAACCAATGACCCACTCTGGTTCAGCAAAAACGGGACCA
This sequence is a window from Leptodactylus fuscus isolate aLepFus1 chromosome 2, aLepFus1.hap2, whole genome shotgun sequence. Protein-coding genes within it:
- the TMEM234 gene encoding transmembrane protein 234 — protein: MSPSIGDVLSLLFVSILWGVTNPFLRRGAEGVERVKVEGRVRRLLYEAKFLISNYRYVVPFLLNQSGSLVFYLTLASTDLSLAVPVCNSLALVFTIVTGKILGEDIGGLGAVLGLLLTTLGISICVGSSVRD